The following are encoded together in the Pseudoalteromonas piscicida genome:
- a CDS encoding ABC1 kinase family protein, with protein MKSSSRKVPSSRFSRLVHLGGLAGQVASNMLLEGARQTLQGQPVNRTDLLLQSKNIHAVAEKLSHLRGAAMKLGQLLSMDAGDLLPPELAMLLTHLRADAMPMPYKQLIGALEQELGQDWLDKFSHIELKSFAQASIGQVHKANAEDGQPLAIKIQYPGVAKSIQSDVDNVVSLIKMTGLLPKNINIVPLVAEAKFQLLAETNYQQEANYLQQFACGLAKDTRFKIPKVYQSLSSKHLLTMEYVSGEPLAEAVALPQPARNKIMATLIELFFIEMFELKLIQTDPNFANYLFNKDPLQIVLLDFGATRVVSDTISSGYKSLLGAAMEQDHAAVKQAACDIGYFDTNIAPEYCDAVIELFLLATTPLRYNGPFDFANSKLSKELSEKGLALNGRSNEWHTPPVDALFIHRKLAGLYLIAAKLQAKVDLTALQTYLK; from the coding sequence TTGAAGAGCAGCTCACGTAAAGTTCCATCATCTCGGTTTAGCCGCCTAGTTCACTTAGGTGGGCTGGCAGGTCAAGTTGCCTCAAATATGCTACTTGAAGGGGCAAGGCAGACACTGCAAGGACAACCCGTCAACCGCACTGATTTACTACTACAAAGCAAAAATATTCACGCAGTTGCAGAAAAACTGAGCCATTTGCGTGGCGCAGCAATGAAGTTAGGTCAATTGCTTTCAATGGATGCAGGCGACCTATTACCACCTGAACTTGCGATGCTGCTTACACACCTGCGTGCAGATGCAATGCCGATGCCATACAAGCAGCTCATTGGCGCACTAGAACAAGAGTTGGGGCAAGACTGGCTCGACAAGTTTAGCCATATTGAGCTAAAAAGTTTTGCACAAGCGTCCATTGGGCAGGTGCATAAAGCCAATGCCGAAGATGGTCAACCACTTGCCATAAAAATACAATACCCTGGGGTGGCAAAAAGTATTCAAAGCGATGTAGACAACGTAGTAAGTCTTATCAAAATGACTGGTCTACTTCCTAAAAACATCAACATCGTCCCTTTAGTAGCCGAAGCTAAATTCCAATTGCTCGCAGAGACTAACTATCAACAAGAAGCGAACTATTTGCAGCAGTTTGCCTGCGGACTTGCAAAAGATACACGCTTTAAAATTCCTAAGGTATACCAAAGCCTAAGTAGCAAGCATCTGCTGACTATGGAATACGTCTCTGGCGAGCCACTAGCCGAGGCTGTTGCTTTACCACAGCCAGCTCGCAATAAAATTATGGCAACACTGATCGAGCTTTTCTTTATTGAAATGTTCGAACTTAAATTGATACAAACCGATCCTAACTTTGCCAACTATCTATTTAATAAAGATCCCCTTCAAATCGTGTTACTAGACTTTGGCGCAACACGTGTAGTCAGCGACACTATTAGCAGTGGTTATAAAAGCTTGCTTGGGGCTGCCATGGAGCAAGACCATGCCGCCGTTAAACAGGCTGCATGCGACATCGGCTATTTCGACACAAATATTGCACCTGAGTACTGTGATGCGGTTATTGAGCTGTTTTTACTTGCAACGACCCCGCTTCGCTACAACGGCCCATTTGATTTCGCTAACAGCAAACTGAGTAAAGAGCTCAGTGAAAAAGGGCTAGCGTTGAATGGCCGCTCTAACGAGTGGCATACACCACCTGTAGATGCGTTGTTTATTCACCGCAAACTGGCAGGGTTATATTTAATCGCAGCAAAATTACAAGCAAAGGTAGACTTAACAGCACTGCAAACATATTTAAAATAG
- a CDS encoding cytochrome b: MTKQKIRFNLAMRVLHWSMALLVFAMIFAGLTMVYSLEPWQLTLLGLHKSFGVLALMLLLLRCVIRIKSSTPNLPSGMPAIQVKLAKLSHWLLYLLMLVIPTSGLLMQYYAARQIVMFDFFIIPAAMVPRIEYFAVLREGHGLAVLLLVTVLAVHIGAALYHHFIRKDGVLKSMW; this comes from the coding sequence ATGACTAAGCAGAAGATACGATTTAATCTCGCGATGAGAGTGCTTCACTGGTCTATGGCATTACTTGTCTTTGCTATGATTTTTGCTGGTCTTACGATGGTGTATTCTCTAGAGCCTTGGCAGCTGACACTGCTTGGACTGCATAAGTCATTTGGTGTGTTGGCACTAATGCTACTTTTATTGCGCTGTGTTATAAGAATAAAGTCATCGACTCCAAACTTACCATCAGGGATGCCCGCAATCCAAGTCAAACTGGCCAAGCTCAGTCACTGGCTGCTCTACTTATTGATGCTAGTCATACCGACTAGCGGTCTGTTGATGCAGTATTATGCGGCGCGACAAATTGTGATGTTCGACTTCTTCATCATTCCAGCAGCGATGGTACCACGCATCGAATACTTTGCTGTGTTGCGCGAAGGACATGGCTTAGCTGTATTGCTATTGGTAACAGTACTTGCAGTTCATATTGGCGCGGCGCTTTACCATCACTTTATAAGAAAAGATGGCGTGCTAAAAAGTATGTGGTAA
- a CDS encoding catalase family peroxidase: MKYASVSLVEKGFYFASLSVVLLLSPLTQVQAEQVTAQQFVDLQQGRAHFPGFRRAHAKGICVSGEFKSNGRLSQYSSAAVFKAGTHPFIGRLAIAGNNPHARELAAPVRSFALSFVKGAERWNIAMNTPPVMAVTNPHDFYQQIVALKQGKEAIKDFFAEHPESADYLAWKASYTPSPSFALETYHSINAFYLVDEKSQRQAIRWKMLPINEESKNPYTGKNALQQEFATRLEKGTVRFTWQFIFAKQEDDENNPAKLWPSNRAKLDAGEISITHWQPQLEGNCHALNFDPLILPSGVIATEDPILRARSAAYAESYRRRAKEQLMGHLRKK, translated from the coding sequence GTGAAATACGCATCAGTATCTTTGGTAGAAAAGGGTTTTTATTTTGCGAGCCTTAGCGTTGTGTTGTTACTTTCACCGCTAACACAAGTACAAGCTGAGCAAGTCACCGCACAGCAATTTGTTGACTTGCAACAAGGGCGAGCTCACTTCCCTGGGTTTCGCAGGGCACATGCAAAAGGGATTTGCGTGTCAGGAGAATTTAAGTCGAATGGGAGATTATCTCAGTACTCTAGCGCAGCAGTTTTTAAAGCGGGCACGCATCCATTTATCGGCCGATTGGCCATTGCCGGAAATAATCCGCACGCTAGAGAGCTAGCAGCACCGGTAAGGAGTTTTGCGCTGAGCTTCGTGAAAGGTGCTGAGCGTTGGAATATTGCGATGAATACGCCTCCTGTGATGGCGGTAACGAATCCCCATGATTTTTATCAGCAGATAGTCGCTCTGAAGCAGGGCAAAGAGGCAATAAAAGACTTTTTTGCTGAGCACCCTGAGAGTGCGGATTATTTAGCATGGAAAGCGAGTTACACGCCAAGCCCGAGTTTTGCCCTTGAGACTTATCATAGTATTAATGCGTTTTATTTGGTGGATGAAAAATCGCAGCGTCAGGCTATTCGCTGGAAAATGCTGCCAATAAATGAAGAAAGTAAAAACCCTTACACTGGCAAAAACGCGCTACAACAAGAGTTTGCAACTCGATTAGAGAAGGGAACTGTGCGCTTCACTTGGCAGTTTATATTTGCCAAGCAAGAAGATGATGAAAATAATCCAGCCAAACTCTGGCCCAGTAATCGCGCCAAGTTAGATGCAGGAGAGATCTCCATCACTCATTGGCAACCGCAATTAGAGGGTAACTGCCATGCACTCAATTTCGATCCCTTGATACTACCCTCCGGTGTAATTGCGACCGAAGATCCAATTCTAAGAGCGCGCTCTGCTGCGTATGCTGAGTCTTATCGCCGTAGAGCTAAGGAGCAATTGATGGGGCATTTGAGGAAAAAGTGA
- a CDS encoding DEAD/DEAH box helicase: MSFSHLGLAPEINQAVVEQGYDKPTPIQEQAIPAILEGRDVMAAAQTGTGKTAGFTLPLLQKLIAGTKPRANNVRALILTPTRELADQVWQSVTLYSKHLPISSEVVYGGVKINPQMMRLRKGVDVLVATPGRLLDLYQQNAVKFDDLEVLVLDEADRMLDMGFIHDIKRIIKALPSRRQNLMFSATFSEEIRALAKGLIHDPVEVSVAPANSTAKSVTQWVYPVDKSKRTGLLKHLVQTHDWQQVLVFTRTKHGANRLVKDLEKDKINAAAIHGNKSQSARMKALAGFKNGEVRVLVATDIVARGLDIQELPHVVNFDLPNVYEDYVHRIGRTGRAGATGEAISFVTQETASDLFGIERLIQQLVPRKVEPGFEPQLAVPESKLDTRPIKPKKPKKPKKSKVDEAEQTPSAQPKNKPKQNSGPRNNKPSGNGKPASNNNGNRRRRPSSSANKPKSQHSGDKRTPRQKPTAGN; this comes from the coding sequence ATGAGCTTTAGCCACCTAGGTTTAGCCCCAGAAATAAATCAAGCCGTTGTCGAACAAGGTTACGACAAACCGACCCCCATTCAAGAGCAAGCCATTCCTGCTATTTTAGAAGGCAGAGACGTGATGGCTGCGGCGCAAACGGGTACAGGTAAAACTGCGGGCTTTACATTACCTTTGTTGCAAAAGCTAATTGCAGGTACTAAGCCACGTGCGAATAACGTACGCGCGCTAATTCTAACGCCTACCAGAGAACTTGCTGATCAAGTATGGCAAAGCGTTACGCTGTACAGTAAGCATCTTCCTATCAGCTCTGAAGTAGTTTACGGCGGTGTGAAGATCAACCCGCAAATGATGAGGCTGCGTAAAGGCGTTGATGTTTTAGTGGCAACACCTGGCCGATTACTCGATCTTTACCAGCAAAATGCGGTGAAGTTTGACGACCTTGAAGTGCTGGTATTGGATGAAGCCGACCGTATGTTAGACATGGGCTTCATCCATGATATCAAGCGCATCATTAAAGCATTACCAAGCCGCAGACAAAATTTAATGTTTTCTGCGACTTTCTCTGAAGAAATTAGAGCCTTGGCGAAAGGGTTAATCCATGACCCGGTAGAAGTTTCTGTTGCACCTGCAAACAGCACAGCTAAAAGCGTGACTCAATGGGTGTATCCAGTAGACAAAAGTAAACGTACAGGTTTACTAAAACATTTAGTCCAAACGCATGATTGGCAACAAGTGTTGGTATTTACCCGCACAAAACACGGTGCCAACCGCTTGGTTAAAGATCTGGAAAAAGACAAGATCAACGCCGCTGCAATCCATGGTAATAAAAGCCAAAGTGCTCGCATGAAAGCCCTTGCAGGTTTTAAAAACGGTGAAGTACGTGTACTTGTTGCCACTGATATTGTGGCAAGAGGCTTAGATATTCAAGAGCTGCCTCATGTCGTGAACTTTGATCTGCCAAATGTTTACGAAGATTATGTTCACCGCATTGGTAGAACAGGCCGCGCTGGTGCGACGGGAGAAGCTATCTCATTTGTTACGCAAGAGACCGCGAGCGACTTATTTGGCATTGAACGATTAATTCAACAGCTGGTGCCGCGTAAAGTGGAACCAGGATTCGAACCGCAACTTGCCGTACCAGAATCAAAGTTGGATACGCGCCCAATCAAGCCGAAAAAGCCAAAGAAACCGAAAAAGTCAAAGGTGGACGAAGCCGAGCAAACACCTTCCGCTCAGCCGAAAAACAAACCTAAGCAAAATTCAGGCCCTCGCAACAATAAACCGAGTGGTAACGGCAAACCTGCTAGTAACAACAATGGTAACCGCAGACGTCGCCCATCATCGTCTGCAAACAAGCCAAAGAGCCAACACTCTGGAGACAAGCGTACCCCACGTCAGAAGCCTACTGCTGGCAATTAA
- a CDS encoding fascin domain-containing protein, with the protein MNILKLILFTLFGSTFLAHAGTQYVTQAASNITETSAQLNGYSASTIGLSGETFDYGLTTNYGYSVLATPAGVNGPVSAQITNLDCGTEYHFRFRGDPKPPRTTIQGEDLTFTTAPCSPTIFTNVSFETGGQYYFVAENNGGNTVNANRIAIGPWERFNLIDVNGGNLFDGDTIHIQTATGYYFVAEQGGGAELNADRTVASIWETFTIELPNNPGALIQNGDKVALRSINGHYIQAAGNGGAGANVHPTVIGCNATYPCSWEMFKIIF; encoded by the coding sequence ATGAATATCTTGAAATTGATACTGTTCACATTGTTTGGTAGTACATTTTTAGCGCATGCTGGTACGCAATATGTGACCCAAGCTGCGAGCAATATCACAGAAACTTCCGCTCAATTAAACGGTTATTCCGCTTCTACTATCGGTTTAAGTGGAGAAACGTTTGATTATGGCCTAACTACTAACTACGGCTACAGCGTACTCGCGACACCCGCTGGCGTTAATGGCCCGGTTAGCGCACAAATAACGAACCTAGATTGTGGCACCGAATACCATTTTCGTTTTCGAGGAGATCCAAAGCCACCTCGCACCACAATTCAGGGGGAAGACTTAACCTTCACCACTGCCCCATGTAGTCCTACGATTTTTACTAACGTTTCGTTTGAAACGGGCGGACAATATTACTTCGTTGCAGAAAACAATGGCGGTAATACTGTAAACGCCAATCGCATCGCGATTGGCCCTTGGGAGCGGTTTAATCTTATCGATGTCAACGGTGGTAACCTGTTTGATGGCGACACCATCCACATTCAAACAGCCACTGGCTATTACTTTGTTGCAGAGCAAGGTGGCGGCGCTGAGCTAAATGCCGATCGAACAGTGGCTTCTATTTGGGAAACCTTTACGATTGAGCTACCGAATAACCCCGGCGCCTTAATCCAAAATGGCGATAAAGTGGCACTTAGGTCAATCAATGGTCACTATATCCAAGCCGCAGGTAATGGTGGTGCAGGAGCCAATGTGCATCCTACCGTCATAGGCTGTAATGCCACTTATCCCTGTTCATGGGAAATGTTTAAGATTATTTTTTAA
- the dbpA gene encoding ATP-dependent RNA helicase DbpA — protein MTQPLFSSTSLSSALLDNLASLGYHTMTDIQAQTLPLILAGKDVIGQGKTGSGKTAAFSLGLLHNLNVKRFRVQALVVCPTRELADQVAVEIRKLARAVHNIKVLALCGGAPMGPQIGSLEHGAHIIVGTPGRIEEHLRKGRLSLDEVNTFVLDEADRMLEMGFEESLQCIIDHCPTARQNLLFSATYPPKIEQLAQHIMKDAAKVTVEATHDDSSIEQYFYEIDNNDARLPAVQKLLMQFQPNSAVIFCNTKAECQSVCDNLYSLGFDAAALHGDLEQKDRDRTLVRFANKSVTILLATDVAARGIDVDHVDMVINYHIAHDPEVHVHRVGRTGRAGNKGVACSLMSYKESHKVNALEDYLGKTIEPNTLPSDQVLNNKINRAPMVTIQIDGGKKAKLRPGDILGALTSNKALKGDQIGKIKVTAMSSYVAVERSIANVALKTISEGKMKGRNFRARKVTK, from the coding sequence TTGACTCAGCCACTTTTTTCAAGTACCTCACTTTCCAGCGCGTTACTCGATAACCTCGCGTCATTGGGATATCACACCATGACCGACATTCAAGCGCAAACCTTACCGCTTATCTTGGCGGGTAAAGATGTCATTGGCCAAGGTAAAACGGGCTCAGGTAAAACCGCCGCTTTCTCTTTAGGACTATTACATAATTTAAATGTGAAACGCTTTCGTGTGCAAGCGCTTGTGGTTTGTCCAACTCGAGAGCTTGCCGATCAGGTTGCAGTTGAAATTCGCAAGCTTGCCCGTGCAGTCCATAACATCAAAGTGTTAGCGCTGTGTGGTGGTGCACCAATGGGTCCGCAAATTGGCTCTCTTGAACACGGCGCGCACATCATTGTGGGCACGCCAGGACGCATCGAAGAGCACCTGCGCAAAGGCCGTTTGTCGCTAGATGAAGTAAATACTTTTGTACTGGATGAAGCGGATCGCATGTTGGAGATGGGTTTTGAAGAGTCGCTGCAGTGCATCATCGATCACTGTCCTACAGCACGCCAAAACCTGTTATTTAGTGCAACTTACCCGCCAAAAATAGAGCAGCTCGCGCAGCACATCATGAAAGACGCAGCCAAAGTCACGGTCGAAGCAACCCATGATGATAGCTCGATTGAACAGTACTTTTATGAAATAGACAATAACGACGCAAGATTACCAGCAGTACAAAAGCTGTTAATGCAATTTCAACCAAACTCAGCGGTTATCTTCTGTAATACCAAAGCGGAGTGCCAGAGCGTATGCGACAACCTATATAGCCTAGGTTTTGATGCGGCTGCACTTCATGGTGACTTAGAACAAAAAGACCGTGACCGCACACTGGTTCGTTTTGCAAATAAGAGCGTGACCATTTTATTGGCAACGGATGTCGCTGCTCGAGGTATCGACGTCGATCACGTAGATATGGTGATCAACTACCATATCGCTCATGACCCAGAAGTGCATGTTCACCGCGTTGGCAGAACCGGACGTGCAGGCAATAAAGGCGTGGCATGCTCTTTAATGAGTTATAAAGAGTCGCATAAAGTAAATGCCCTCGAAGACTATTTAGGCAAGACAATAGAGCCCAATACCCTGCCAAGCGACCAAGTGTTAAATAACAAAATTAACCGAGCGCCTATGGTAACCATTCAAATCGACGGCGGTAAGAAAGCGAAATTAAGACCGGGTGATATCTTGGGCGCACTGACTTCAAATAAAGCGTTAAAAGGTGACCAAATCGGCAAAATAAAAGTCACTGCGATGTCATCCTACGTTGCGGTTGAGCGCAGTATTGCCAACGTGGCGCTTAAAACAATCTCAGAAGGGAAAATGAAAGGCCGTAACTTTAGAGCTCGCAAAGTGACAAAGTAA
- a CDS encoding SDR family oxidoreductase gives MKTLIIGASGQIGKMTTKKMLEQGHDIVALVRNKDKLADIESEQLSIIEQDLENDFSSAFDNVEQVIFSAGSGGATGADKTLLIDLWAAIKAVKYAEKANIRHFIMVSSIGADDPDNIESEIKPYLVAKHMADQHLQQSIVNYTIVRPGTLQNEPATGGFSTTRPENRKDAVISRENVADALVYLAAQHPQNLTFELFNGKQSVEQTLC, from the coding sequence ATGAAGACCTTAATCATTGGTGCCAGTGGTCAAATTGGAAAAATGACGACAAAGAAAATGCTGGAACAAGGCCATGACATAGTGGCGTTGGTGCGTAATAAAGACAAGCTAGCAGATATTGAGTCTGAGCAGTTAAGTATCATTGAACAAGACCTTGAAAACGATTTTAGTTCAGCCTTTGACAACGTCGAGCAGGTAATATTTAGTGCAGGTTCTGGTGGAGCGACAGGTGCTGATAAAACCCTACTGATCGATTTATGGGCCGCGATTAAAGCCGTTAAATATGCAGAGAAAGCAAACATTAGACATTTTATTATGGTCAGCTCTATTGGTGCAGACGATCCTGATAACATTGAAAGTGAAATCAAACCGTACTTGGTCGCTAAACATATGGCCGATCAACACTTACAGCAAAGTATTGTAAACTACACCATCGTTCGACCAGGTACGTTACAAAACGAGCCCGCTACTGGAGGATTTTCCACTACACGCCCTGAAAATAGAAAAGATGCCGTGATAAGTCGAGAAAATGTCGCAGATGCGCTAGTTTACCTTGCCGCTCAGCATCCTCAGAATCTAACGTTCGAGCTATTTAACGGCAAGCAGTCAGTCGAACAAACGCTGTGCTAA